In Flavobacterium sp. N1736, the following are encoded in one genomic region:
- the ubiE gene encoding bifunctional demethylmenaquinone methyltransferase/2-methoxy-6-polyprenyl-1,4-benzoquinol methylase UbiE: MTEKVTPYKDSTLGKKEQVAQMFDTISGNYDNLNRVISFGIDIKWRKKVLKIVSDTKPKIILDIATGTGDLAILMTQTNAEKIIGLDISAGMLEVGKKKVEEKKLSNVIDLVLGDSENIPFEDNYFDAITVGFGVRNFENLEKGFGEILRVLKPNGVFVILETSVPDKTPYKQGYKFYTKNILPIIGKLFSKDNSAYGYLSESAAVFPYGEALNNILRKIGFIDVVAMPQTFGVATIYSASKK, from the coding sequence ATGACTGAAAAAGTAACCCCTTATAAAGACTCTACATTAGGCAAAAAAGAACAAGTTGCCCAAATGTTTGATACTATCTCTGGAAACTATGATAATTTGAACCGCGTGATTTCATTTGGAATTGATATTAAGTGGCGAAAAAAAGTATTAAAAATAGTTTCTGACACTAAACCAAAAATCATTCTTGATATTGCAACAGGAACTGGCGACCTTGCTATTTTAATGACGCAAACTAATGCCGAGAAAATTATAGGTTTGGATATTTCTGCGGGAATGCTTGAAGTGGGAAAAAAGAAAGTAGAAGAAAAAAAACTGTCAAACGTTATTGACTTAGTTTTAGGGGATTCTGAAAACATACCTTTTGAAGACAATTATTTTGATGCAATTACTGTAGGTTTTGGCGTTCGAAACTTTGAGAATTTAGAGAAAGGTTTCGGAGAAATTTTAAGAGTTTTAAAACCAAACGGTGTTTTCGTTATTCTAGAAACTTCGGTACCTGATAAAACTCCTTATAAACAAGGATATAAATTCTATACTAAAAATATACTTCCAATTATAGGAAAACTGTTCTCTAAGGACAATTCGGCTTACGGATATTTATCTGAATCGGCTGCTGTTTTTCCTTATGGAGAAGCTTTAAACAATATTTTGAGAAAAATTGGGTTTATAGATGTTGTGGCGATGCCTCAAACATTTGGAGTTGCAACCATTTATTCTGCTTCTAAAAAATAG
- a CDS encoding outer membrane protein assembly factor, whose amino-acid sequence MKKNSTKIVAFILIAIFISACNAVKRVPDGKNLLVKNNILVNGKSTNDETASNQMYQKPNGTLLGYKLRLNMYNLANLNPDSTYQAKFKNNPGLYERQSKILSAKQVDRLGQSFLYKGIHEFLKNTGEPPVIIDTAKTTKSLLRLKYYYFNNGFFNVKTDYSIDSVGRKKAQVNYNITTGPGYILDSIKTNILTPALDSLYKTNNEPSLLKSGTQFKTADFEEEKARITTYFRNHGAYFFQPTYINYNIDTIGKKNKADVTLIINNNNIQERDSSRTEPFKLYKISDVNIYTDYSPTNAKTKINDSTTYNNFNLYSYKTLKYKPRAITDAIFITKGSTFSDTRTTLSSRYLNNLKIFNYPSIQYEVDKRDSTAQSLIANVYLTPRKKYSFGATLDFTHSNIQDFGIGASVSETIRNVFNRAETLEISARVNVGSSKDMANPNDNFFNVSEYGIDTKLNFPRILMPFGTEKIIPKRMIPSTSIAAGFSKQRNIGLDKENFTGGLAYNWSPKRRNTVKLDLLNAQFVRNLNPGNYFRVYTSSYKELNGIANQYNTNASNLDDNGNLIISQGTTNFTNEVLNGQTALTPTDPQYKDVESIEERRVRLTENDFILATSYTFTTTTKKDLADNTFYQFKTKIESAGTLLSAISSVANLPKNTNGNYEIFNLEYSEYIKTELDYIKHWDFGKEKVLAVRSFFGIAIPFGNSNYIPFSRSYYSGGSNDNRAWQPYSLGPGSTDAMNDFNEANMKIAMSAEFRFKIFGDVKGAIFADAGNIWNVLDNVIDDKAKFNNLNDLAEIALGSGFGLRYDLSFFVIRLDLGFKTYNPAHPEGDRWFKEYNFGHSVLNFGINYPF is encoded by the coding sequence TTGAAAAAGAATTCCACAAAAATAGTAGCATTTATTCTAATAGCAATATTTATTTCTGCTTGTAATGCCGTAAAAAGAGTTCCGGATGGAAAAAACCTTCTTGTAAAAAATAATATTCTGGTTAATGGAAAGTCTACAAATGATGAAACTGCATCAAATCAAATGTACCAAAAACCTAATGGTACTTTATTGGGTTATAAGCTGCGTTTGAATATGTACAATTTAGCCAATTTAAATCCTGACTCGACTTATCAGGCAAAATTTAAAAATAATCCCGGTCTTTACGAACGTCAGTCAAAAATATTATCTGCGAAACAAGTCGATCGTCTTGGTCAGTCTTTTTTATACAAAGGAATTCATGAATTTTTAAAAAACACAGGCGAACCTCCTGTAATCATTGATACTGCCAAAACAACAAAATCTTTGTTACGTTTAAAATATTATTATTTCAACAATGGTTTTTTCAATGTAAAAACAGATTATAGTATTGATAGTGTGGGCAGAAAAAAAGCTCAGGTAAATTATAATATTACAACCGGACCCGGTTATATTTTAGATTCAATTAAAACCAATATTCTTACTCCTGCTTTAGATTCGTTATATAAAACGAACAACGAACCTTCGCTTTTAAAATCCGGAACTCAGTTTAAAACTGCTGATTTTGAAGAAGAAAAAGCACGAATTACTACTTATTTCAGAAATCATGGCGCTTACTTTTTTCAGCCAACTTACATCAATTATAATATTGACACGATTGGCAAAAAAAATAAAGCTGATGTAACTTTAATTATCAATAACAACAATATTCAGGAAAGGGATTCAAGCAGAACAGAGCCTTTTAAATTGTATAAAATTAGCGATGTAAACATTTATACGGATTATTCTCCTACAAATGCAAAAACAAAAATCAATGATAGTACCACGTACAACAACTTTAATTTATACAGTTACAAAACCTTAAAATACAAACCCCGCGCCATAACTGACGCTATTTTTATTACAAAGGGAAGTACTTTTTCTGATACGCGTACAACACTTTCTTCACGGTATTTAAATAATTTGAAGATTTTTAATTATCCGTCGATACAATATGAAGTCGATAAACGAGACTCGACAGCACAATCTTTAATTGCGAATGTTTATTTAACGCCAAGAAAGAAATATAGTTTTGGTGCTACTTTAGATTTTACGCACTCTAATATTCAGGATTTCGGAATTGGAGCGAGTGTTTCTGAAACGATTCGAAATGTATTTAACAGGGCTGAAACTTTAGAAATTTCGGCACGTGTAAATGTTGGTTCATCAAAAGATATGGCAAATCCGAATGATAATTTCTTTAATGTTTCGGAATATGGAATTGATACCAAACTTAATTTCCCAAGGATTTTAATGCCTTTTGGAACTGAAAAAATTATTCCGAAAAGGATGATTCCTTCCACAAGTATTGCTGCAGGTTTTTCTAAACAAAGGAATATTGGTCTTGACAAGGAAAATTTTACGGGTGGATTGGCTTATAACTGGTCTCCTAAACGACGCAATACTGTAAAACTTGATTTGCTTAATGCACAGTTTGTACGTAATTTAAATCCGGGTAATTATTTTAGGGTTTATACTTCTTCTTATAAGGAATTAAACGGCATTGCAAATCAATACAATACGAATGCTTCAAACTTAGACGATAACGGAAATTTAATTATCAGTCAGGGAACAACAAATTTTACCAATGAAGTTTTAAACGGACAAACTGCCTTAACGCCAACAGATCCGCAATATAAAGATGTGGAAAGTATTGAGGAAAGAAGGGTTCGATTGACAGAAAACGATTTTATCCTGGCAACGAGTTATACTTTTACGACAACAACCAAAAAAGATCTTGCCGATAATACTTTTTATCAGTTTAAAACAAAAATAGAATCTGCAGGAACTTTATTATCAGCCATTTCAAGCGTTGCCAACTTGCCTAAAAACACAAATGGCAACTATGAAATTTTCAATCTTGAATATTCAGAATACATCAAAACTGAATTAGATTATATTAAACACTGGGATTTTGGCAAGGAAAAGGTTTTGGCGGTAAGAAGCTTTTTTGGAATCGCGATTCCGTTTGGAAATTCAAATTATATTCCTTTTTCACGAAGTTATTATTCTGGAGGTTCTAATGATAATCGTGCATGGCAACCATATTCATTAGGTCCGGGAAGTACCGATGCGATGAACGATTTTAATGAGGCTAATATGAAGATTGCAATGAGTGCCGAATTTCGATTTAAAATTTTTGGAGATGTTAAGGGAGCTATCTTTGCAGACGCCGGAAATATCTGGAATGTGCTCGATAATGTGATTGATGATAAAGCAAAATTCAACAACTTAAACGATTTAGCTGAAATTGCTTTGGGTTCAGGATTTGGTTTACGTTACGATTTAAGCTTTTTTGTTATTCGTTTAGATTTAGGGTTCAAGACCTATAATCCGGCGCATCCGGAAGGAGATCGTTGGTTTAAAGAATACAATTTTGGGCACTCGGTTTTAAATTTTGGAATAAATTATCCATTCTAA
- a CDS encoding dihydrofolate reductase, whose protein sequence is MIIMIAAVAENNALGKNNDLVWHLPNDFKRFKELTTNHHIIMGRKTFESFPKPLPNRTHIVITRQENYKPEGCIVVNSIEKAIALCPENEDSYIIGGGEIYNLGLPYADIIEITKVHHTFDADAFFPEIKESDWQLVESEENFKDEKHLYDYTYETYIRR, encoded by the coding sequence TAATGATAGCGGCTGTTGCCGAAAATAATGCGCTTGGCAAAAACAATGACTTGGTTTGGCATTTGCCAAACGATTTTAAAAGATTCAAAGAACTTACTACCAACCATCATATTATTATGGGAAGAAAAACTTTTGAAAGTTTTCCAAAACCATTACCAAACAGAACTCATATTGTTATAACACGTCAGGAAAATTACAAACCTGAAGGCTGTATTGTTGTAAACAGTATTGAAAAAGCTATTGCATTATGTCCTGAAAATGAAGATTCGTACATTATTGGCGGTGGAGAAATTTACAATTTAGGTTTGCCTTATGCTGATATTATTGAAATCACTAAGGTGCATCATACTTTTGATGCTGATGCGTTTTTTCCTGAGATTAAAGAGAGTGATTGGCAATTAGTAGAATCTGAGGAGAATTTTAAAGATGAAAAACATCTTTATGATTATACTTATGAAACTTACATTAGACGTTAA
- a CDS encoding porin family protein gives MKKTVILLLLVLTTKGYSQFAKNMFSKDPIINLENWQKQRLYFGYYLGFNSFDFKIDYKNPVQQDIQVKKTTGFNVGVVADLRLQEYINLRFEPGLYYTKRDLYYPELASFGESSYLREVNSTYIHFPLLLKFSSLRTGNIRPYIVGGMSTTLNLSSNSKSLDDNHEGKFRVKPWTTAYELGFGIDIFSEYFIFSPSIRGMFGITDELIRDNPANGASPWTDNIDSMKSRAILINFTFH, from the coding sequence ATGAAAAAAACAGTAATCTTACTTTTATTAGTCTTAACGACAAAAGGATATTCTCAATTTGCTAAAAATATGTTTAGCAAAGATCCGATTATTAACCTCGAAAACTGGCAAAAACAGCGTTTGTATTTTGGTTATTATTTAGGCTTTAATAGTTTCGACTTTAAAATTGATTATAAAAATCCCGTACAACAAGATATTCAGGTAAAAAAAACTACCGGTTTTAATGTTGGTGTAGTTGCAGATTTAAGGCTGCAGGAATATATTAACCTGCGTTTTGAACCTGGTTTATACTATACAAAACGTGATTTGTATTATCCTGAATTAGCTTCTTTTGGAGAAAGCTCTTATTTAAGAGAGGTAAACAGTACGTATATTCATTTTCCTTTGTTGTTGAAATTTTCTTCGCTGCGTACCGGAAATATTCGTCCGTATATAGTTGGAGGAATGTCGACTACATTAAATTTATCTAGTAATTCGAAATCGCTGGATGATAATCACGAAGGAAAATTCAGGGTTAAACCCTGGACCACAGCTTATGAACTTGGTTTTGGAATTGATATTTTCTCTGAATATTTTATTTTCTCTCCTTCTATAAGAGGAATGTTTGGAATTACAGATGAATTAATTCGTGATAATCCTGCAAATGGAGCCAGTCCGTGGACAGATAATATTGATTCGATGAAATCAAGAGCGATTTTAATAAATTTCACTTTTCATTAA
- a CDS encoding TrmH family RNA methyltransferase, with protein MVSKNQIKLITGLHQKKQRFANQLFFAEGVKVIQELLQSNFELEHLYTTQNDFETVQSSKRTLINEQELKKISALSTPNSCLAVFKIPVENKILDSGLIVALDDIRDPGNLGTILRLCDWFGIKQIICSKETVDIYNPKVVQATMGSITRVNVNYVDLKTFIAQTKLPVFGTFMNGENIYQSNLPQNGIIIMGNEANGISAEIEETVTSRLTIPRFGELQKTESLNVATATAIILSEFKRNS; from the coding sequence ATGGTTAGTAAAAACCAAATAAAGCTTATAACAGGTTTACATCAAAAAAAGCAACGTTTTGCAAATCAATTATTTTTTGCTGAAGGAGTAAAAGTAATTCAAGAACTCTTGCAATCCAATTTTGAATTAGAGCATTTATACACCACACAAAATGATTTTGAAACAGTTCAATCTTCAAAACGCACACTTATTAATGAGCAGGAACTGAAAAAAATAAGTGCTTTGTCGACCCCAAATTCATGTTTGGCAGTTTTTAAGATTCCTGTCGAAAATAAAATACTGGACTCTGGTTTAATTGTAGCTTTAGACGACATTCGTGATCCCGGAAATTTAGGAACCATCTTACGTCTTTGCGACTGGTTTGGTATCAAACAAATAATTTGTTCAAAAGAAACCGTCGATATCTACAATCCAAAAGTAGTGCAGGCTACAATGGGTTCTATTACCAGAGTAAATGTAAATTATGTCGATTTGAAAACTTTTATTGCACAAACAAAGTTACCGGTTTTTGGAACTTTTATGAACGGAGAAAACATTTATCAATCTAATTTACCTCAAAACGGAATCATTATTATGGGTAATGAAGCCAATGGTATTTCGGCAGAGATTGAAGAAACGGTTACCAGCCGACTCACAATTCCAAGATTTGGAGAGCTACAAAAAACCGAAAGTTTAAACGTAGCTACAGCAACAGCAATTATTCTAAGTGAATTTAAACGAAATAGTTGA